A window of the Osmia lignaria lignaria isolate PbOS001 chromosome 2, iyOsmLign1, whole genome shotgun sequence genome harbors these coding sequences:
- the LOC117605833 gene encoding deoxyribodipyrimidine photo-lyase isoform X2, translating to MTFPFNKNRARLLNGLNDVEKGKHILYWMLRDIRIQDNWALLFAQKTALKNNVPLHICFCIMPSFLNASIRYYKFLLKGLMQVEKECQELDINFHLLKGEPNVSILNFVKTHKMGAVITDFYPLKLPISWIDDVQKNLPEDIPFCQVDAHNIVPCWYASSKQEYSARTIRSKINEKLDEFLTEFPPLIKHPYTEKMQFSSNDWKMALQSVQADTSVDEITWAKPGYEHGVKKLEDFLQNRIKEYALRRNNPLVDATSDLSPWFHFGMISVQRCMLEIKEYHELYPESVKDFMEEAIIRRELSDNFCFYNKNYDIIQGAFPWARATLNEHRKDRRKYIYSLYVLENSQTHDDLWNACQNQMVTIGKMHGFLRMYWAKKILEWTESPESALEWANYLNNKYSIDGCDPNGYVGCMWSICGIHDMGFKEREIFGKIRYMTYEGCKRKFDVSKFVSIWKKDSIY from the exons ATGACATTTCCATTTAACAAAAATCGTGCTAGACTTTTAAATGGTTTAAATGATGTTGAAAAAGGTAAACACATTTTATATTGGATGTTACGTGATATTAGGATACAAG ATAATTGGGCTTTGCTTTTTGCTCAGAAAACtgctttgaaaaataatgtacCTCTTCATATATGTTTTTGTATAATGCCAAGTTTTCTGAATGCTTCTATTCGATactataaatttcttttaaaaggaTTAATGCAAGTTGAGAAAGAATGTCAAGAATTAGATATAAATTTTCATCTTTTGAAAGGTGAACCAAATGTGAGTATTCTAAACTTTGTGAAAACACATAAAATGGGAGCTGTAATTACAGACTTCTACCCATTAAAATTACCTATATCATGGATTGATGATGTACAAAAGAATCTTCCTGAAGATATCCCTTTTTGTcaa GTAGATGCACATAATATCGTACCTTGTTGGTACGCATCATCAAAGCAGGAATATTCTGCTAGAACAAttagaagtaaaataaatgaaaaattggaCGAATTTTTAACAGAATTTCCACCTCTCATAAAACATCCATATACAGAAAAAATGCAGTTTTCAAGTAATGATTGGAAAATGGCTTTACAAAGTGTACAAGCAGATACATCTGTAGATGAAATTACATGGGCTAAGCCTGGTTATGAGCATGGCGTTAAAAAGTTAGAAGATTTTTTGCAAAATCGGATTAAAGAATATGCGCTCAGGCGCAATAATCCTTTAGTAGACGCTACTAGTGATTTGTCCCCTTGGTTTCATTTTGGTATGATATCGGTACAACGTTGCATGTTGGAAATAAAAGAATACCATGAATTATATCCTGAATCAGTTAAAGATTTCATGGAAGAAGCTATTATTCGACGAGAACTTAGCGATAATTTTTGTTTCTATAACaaaaattatgatattattCAAGGGGCTTTCCCTTGGGCAAGAGCAACATTAAATGAACATCG GAAGGATAGAAGGAAGTACATATATTCTTTATACGTATTAGAAAATTCTCAAACTCATGATGATTTGTGGAATGCATGTCAAAATCAAATGGTAACAATAGGAAAAATGCATGGATTTCTGAGGATGTATTGGGCAAAGAAAATTTTGGAATGGACTGAATCACCTGAAAGTGCCTTAGAATGGGCCAAttacttaaataataaatacagtaTAGATGGTTGTGATCCTAATGGTTATGTAG GTTGTATGTGGTCTATATGTGGCATTCATGATATGGGttttaaagagagagagatattTGGAAAAATAAGATACATGACTTATGAAGGATGCAAACGAAAATTTGATGTTAGCAAATTTGTTTCAATATGGAAAAAGGACAGCATATATTAG
- the LOC117605834 gene encoding palmitoyltransferase ZDHHC22-like, which translates to MKAFPQTIAKICPFITLLYSVTNVILIIYINEKITPVFIFFCIQVYLNWYSVYTISHNATTMEVKAMGKKFLIHNRTDNSTEYKYWYCEKCATYTCKPTQHCIFCKKCFHFRDHHCFFLGACILRQNIGNFILFCFYTSLTCIYSLCTLGPYLYENINRVIRTDTDSFNIFLNFCFPIALVRLLHFKENTYILLVTMFDVLVSILCICLVYATWKLHSCMTGKQRYANISGRQSLKEIFGSYGLSNIIFPYNGLIGTRDLNGKYELKQV; encoded by the coding sequence ATGAAAGCATTTCCTCAAACTATTGCAAAAATTTGCCCATTTATTACTCTATTATATAGCGTAACTAATGTCAttctaataatatatattaatgaaaaaattactccagttttcatatttttttgtaTCCAAGTATATTTAAATTGGTATTCTGTGTATACCATAAGCCATAATGCAACAACTATGGAAGTTAAAGCAAtgggaaagaaatttttaatacataatagaACAGATAATAGTACAGAATATAAATATTGGTACTGCGAAAAATGTGCTACTTATACATGTAAACCAACGCAGCATTGCATCTTttgtaaaaaatgttttcattttagAGATcatcattgtttttttttaggTGCTTGCATATTAAGACAAAATATAGgtaattttatcttattttgtttttatacaTCATTAACATGCATATATTCATTATGTACTCTTGGGCCATAtctatatgaaaatattaatcgtgTAATAAGAACAGACACAGATTCATTCAATATATTTCTGAACTTCTGTTTTCCTATCGCTCTTGTTAgattattacattttaaagAAAACACATATATATTGCTGGTTACTATGTTCGATGTACTAGTTTCCATTTTATGTATTTGTTTGGTGTATGCAACTTGGAAGCTGCACAGTTGTATGACCGGTAAACAACGATATGCAAACATATCAGGCAGACAaagtttgaaagaaattttcggAAGTTACGGTCTTTCAAACATTATTTTTCCATATAATGGGCTTATAGGCACTAGAGATCTTAATGGAAAATATGAATTGAAACAAGTATAA
- the LOC117605833 gene encoding deoxyribodipyrimidine photo-lyase isoform X1, with translation MDELIPPKRRKTLDLLKKWERKRKNTKSIMTFPFNKNRARLLNGLNDVEKGKHILYWMLRDIRIQDNWALLFAQKTALKNNVPLHICFCIMPSFLNASIRYYKFLLKGLMQVEKECQELDINFHLLKGEPNVSILNFVKTHKMGAVITDFYPLKLPISWIDDVQKNLPEDIPFCQVDAHNIVPCWYASSKQEYSARTIRSKINEKLDEFLTEFPPLIKHPYTEKMQFSSNDWKMALQSVQADTSVDEITWAKPGYEHGVKKLEDFLQNRIKEYALRRNNPLVDATSDLSPWFHFGMISVQRCMLEIKEYHELYPESVKDFMEEAIIRRELSDNFCFYNKNYDIIQGAFPWARATLNEHRKDRRKYIYSLYVLENSQTHDDLWNACQNQMVTIGKMHGFLRMYWAKKILEWTESPESALEWANYLNNKYSIDGCDPNGYVGCMWSICGIHDMGFKEREIFGKIRYMTYEGCKRKFDVSKFVSIWKKDSIY, from the exons ATGGATGAATTAATTCCACCTAAACGGAGAAAAACACTTGATCTATTGAAAAAATGGGAACGTAAGAGAAAAAAT ACTAAGTCCATCATGACATTTCCATTTAACAAAAATCGTGCTAGACTTTTAAATGGTTTAAATGATGTTGAAAAAGGTAAACACATTTTATATTGGATGTTACGTGATATTAGGATACAAG ATAATTGGGCTTTGCTTTTTGCTCAGAAAACtgctttgaaaaataatgtacCTCTTCATATATGTTTTTGTATAATGCCAAGTTTTCTGAATGCTTCTATTCGATactataaatttcttttaaaaggaTTAATGCAAGTTGAGAAAGAATGTCAAGAATTAGATATAAATTTTCATCTTTTGAAAGGTGAACCAAATGTGAGTATTCTAAACTTTGTGAAAACACATAAAATGGGAGCTGTAATTACAGACTTCTACCCATTAAAATTACCTATATCATGGATTGATGATGTACAAAAGAATCTTCCTGAAGATATCCCTTTTTGTcaa GTAGATGCACATAATATCGTACCTTGTTGGTACGCATCATCAAAGCAGGAATATTCTGCTAGAACAAttagaagtaaaataaatgaaaaattggaCGAATTTTTAACAGAATTTCCACCTCTCATAAAACATCCATATACAGAAAAAATGCAGTTTTCAAGTAATGATTGGAAAATGGCTTTACAAAGTGTACAAGCAGATACATCTGTAGATGAAATTACATGGGCTAAGCCTGGTTATGAGCATGGCGTTAAAAAGTTAGAAGATTTTTTGCAAAATCGGATTAAAGAATATGCGCTCAGGCGCAATAATCCTTTAGTAGACGCTACTAGTGATTTGTCCCCTTGGTTTCATTTTGGTATGATATCGGTACAACGTTGCATGTTGGAAATAAAAGAATACCATGAATTATATCCTGAATCAGTTAAAGATTTCATGGAAGAAGCTATTATTCGACGAGAACTTAGCGATAATTTTTGTTTCTATAACaaaaattatgatattattCAAGGGGCTTTCCCTTGGGCAAGAGCAACATTAAATGAACATCG GAAGGATAGAAGGAAGTACATATATTCTTTATACGTATTAGAAAATTCTCAAACTCATGATGATTTGTGGAATGCATGTCAAAATCAAATGGTAACAATAGGAAAAATGCATGGATTTCTGAGGATGTATTGGGCAAAGAAAATTTTGGAATGGACTGAATCACCTGAAAGTGCCTTAGAATGGGCCAAttacttaaataataaatacagtaTAGATGGTTGTGATCCTAATGGTTATGTAG GTTGTATGTGGTCTATATGTGGCATTCATGATATGGGttttaaagagagagagatattTGGAAAAATAAGATACATGACTTATGAAGGATGCAAACGAAAATTTGATGTTAGCAAATTTGTTTCAATATGGAAAAAGGACAGCATATATTAG